The Acinetobacter calcoaceticus sequence CGACGTTCTATCCAGCAGAAGAATACCATCAGAACTACTATGCAAAGAATCCTTCACAAGGTTATTGCAACTTTGCGATTCCACCTAAGTTGCTCAAGCTATATAGTAAATTCCAGCATCTTATGAAAGATCAATAAATTAAAGCAATAAAAAAGCAACCGATGAGGTTGCTTTTTTATTGAGTAAACTAAATTTTAGTTTTCACTTACAAAGGCAATATCGCTCAGTCCGGCTTCACTGGCGCGAGACATTACCTGTGCAACAGTATCGTACTTCGACTCTTTATCAGCGCGAAGTTGAACTGTTGGTTTAACATCACCTTGACCGGCTTCTTGAAAACGTTTTTGAAGCTCATCAAGGCTAATTACTTGAGTATCCCAAGCCACTTCACCATTTGCATTAATACTAATCGTAATAGCTTTTGGTGGTGGATCAATAATTTCAGCAGTTGTTTTAGGAAGCGTTAATGGAATCGATGGGTTGGCAACTGTTGCTGTGACCAAAAAGATGATCATTAACACCAACATAATGTCGATTAGCGGAATGAGGTTCATCTCATTTATGCCACTATCGTGGTCTTCACCCAATTGAAAAGCCATTA is a genomic window containing:
- a CDS encoding ExbD/TolR family protein; protein product: MAFQLGEDHDSGINEMNLIPLIDIMLVLMIIFLVTATVANPSIPLTLPKTTAEIIDPPPKAITISINANGEVAWDTQVISLDELQKRFQEAGQGDVKPTVQLRADKESKYDTVAQVMSRASEAGLSDIAFVSEN